Proteins co-encoded in one Flavobacteriaceae bacterium MAR_2009_75 genomic window:
- a CDS encoding Fur family ferric uptake transcriptional regulator codes for MERRNTQTKQAVLEVLSQSGKALSREAIEKKITTAINRATVYRVLNRFCDDGMLHRVVADNGKQYFAICTNCEDKVLAGHHFHFRCLSCETIECLPVPVDFSPPKGYQVSGLNCMVTGTCSDCTI; via the coding sequence ATGGAGCGTAGAAACACACAGACTAAACAGGCGGTCTTAGAAGTCTTGTCCCAATCGGGTAAGGCTCTGAGCAGAGAGGCCATTGAAAAGAAAATCACGACAGCTATCAATCGTGCTACGGTATATCGTGTGTTGAACCGATTTTGTGATGATGGGATGCTGCACAGGGTAGTTGCCGATAACGGAAAGCAGTACTTTGCCATTTGTACCAATTGTGAAGATAAGGTATTGGCCGGTCATCATTTTCATTTTCGTTGTCTGAGTTGTGAGACCATCGAATGTTTGCCGGTACCTGTTGATTTTTCGCCCCCAAAAGGCTATCAGGTCAGTGGCCTTAATTGTATGGTGACGGGTACCTGTAGCGATTGTACGATTTAG
- a CDS encoding methyltransferase family protein translates to MKENEKANKRIKEPWPTKAAMEQVYKKNLWGGKPDTFYSGEGSHRPELVQPYIDVVTTFLNSFQERISVCDLGCGDFNVGKELVTHAQSYVAMDIVPELIAYNQEKFKTDNLEFQCLDIAADELPIADCVLLRQVLQHLSNAEVQRVVDKLPNYKYVILTEHLPVGDFIPNKDIISGQGIRLKRQSGLDLLASPFNLQIKEKKELLSVDLERGKGRIVTWLYSSFNL, encoded by the coding sequence ATGAAAGAGAATGAAAAGGCCAATAAAAGAATAAAGGAGCCATGGCCTACCAAAGCGGCTATGGAGCAAGTGTATAAAAAAAATCTTTGGGGCGGAAAGCCTGATACCTTTTATTCTGGGGAGGGCTCACACCGACCTGAACTCGTGCAACCCTATATCGATGTGGTAACCACTTTTTTAAATTCTTTTCAGGAACGGATTTCAGTTTGTGATTTGGGTTGTGGTGATTTTAATGTGGGGAAAGAGTTGGTAACGCATGCACAAAGCTATGTAGCCATGGATATTGTACCGGAACTTATAGCATATAACCAAGAAAAATTCAAGACCGATAATTTAGAATTTCAATGCTTGGATATCGCTGCAGATGAATTGCCCATTGCCGATTGTGTACTACTTCGGCAAGTACTGCAACATTTATCGAATGCCGAGGTGCAGCGTGTGGTCGATAAACTCCCCAATTATAAGTATGTGATTCTTACCGAACATCTACCGGTTGGAGATTTTATACCTAACAAAGATATTATATCGGGACAAGGAATACGCCTTAAAAGGCAGAGCGGACTAGACCTCTTGGCATCTCCCTTTAATTTGCAAATAAAAGAAAAAAAGGAATTGTTGTCTGTGGATTTAGA